The proteins below are encoded in one region of Triticum aestivum cultivar Chinese Spring chromosome 1B, IWGSC CS RefSeq v2.1, whole genome shotgun sequence:
- the LOC123141658 gene encoding mitochondrial substrate carrier family protein E (The sequence of the model RefSeq protein was modified relative to this genomic sequence to represent the inferred CDS: added 57 bases not found in genome assembly) gives MASPSGSAGDLAEPCGGASSTISPIRPMLSAAPPPTVLPPVWREFVWGAIAGAFGEGMMHPVDTLKTRLQSQAIMSGAKVQKNIFQMVRTVWASDGLRGFYRGISPGVTGSLATGATYFGVIESTKTWLENNNPNLSGHWSHFIAGGIGDTLGSFIYVPCEVMKQRMQVQGSSKSWALNATKGNVSQSPGTQMYGYYNGMFHAGSSIWRDHGVKGLYAGYGSTLARDVPFAGLMVTFYEGLKELTVYGKRKYLPDSDLQVSNSFEGLVLGGLSGGFSAYLTTPLDVIKTRLQVQGSTTRYDGWLDAVKKTWNAEGVNGLFKGSVPRIIWYIPASAFTFMAVEFLREHFNEKIDMDAETALN, from the exons ATGGCGTCGCCGTCGGGAAGCGCCGGGGACCTAGCAGAGCCTTGCGGGGGCGCCTCCTCTACTA TGTGGAGGGAATTTGTGTGGGGAGCAATTGCAGGCGCATTTGGCGAAGGCATGATGCATCCAGTTGACACCCTGAAAACAAGGCTTCAGAGTCAAGCTATAATGTCAGGCGCTAAG GTTCAGAAGAATATTTTTCAGATGGTCAGGACAGTTTGGGCTTCTGATGGACTGAGAG GTTTCTACAGAGGAATTAGTCCAGGCGTTACTGGTTCACTTGCTACAGGTGCAACCTATTTTGGTGTTATTGAATCAACAAAGACATGGCTGGAGAACAATAATCCCAATCTTAGTGGTCATTGGTCTCACTTTATTGCTGGAGGAATTG GAGATACACTCGGATCTTTTATCTATGTGCCTTGTGAAGTTATGAAGCAGCGGATGCAAGTCCAAGGCTCTAGCAAATCTTGGGCATTAAATGCTACAAAAGGAAATGTTTCTCAATCTCCTGGCACTCAGATGTATGGGTACTATAATGGAATGTTCCATGCTGGCTCTTCTATCTGGAGAGATCATGGTGTGAAGGGACTCTATGCAGG ATATGGGTCTACGCTTGCCAGGGATGTCCCGTTTGCTGGCCTAATG GTAACTTTCTATGAAGGGTTGAAAGAACTTACTGTGTATGGGAAGAGGAAGTATTTGCCAGACAGTGATTTACAAGTCAGCAACTCTTTTGAAGGGCTTGTTCTAGGAGGATTATCAGGCG GTTTTAGTGCATACTTGACAACCCccttggatgtcatcaagacaagacTTCAAGTACAAGGATCAACAACTAG GTACGATGGATGGCTGGATGCTGTAAAAAAGACATGGAATGCTGAGGGAGTGAATGGCTTATTCAAGGGAAGCGTCCCTCGGATAATATGGTATATACCCGCATCTGCATTCACGTTCATGGCGGTGGAATTCCTGAGAGAGCATTTCAACGAGAAGATCGATATGGATGCGGAGACGGCCTTGAACTAG
- the LOC123141669 gene encoding pyruvate kinase 1, cytosolic isoform X1, with the protein MPTLSDEDKDVMKKWGAPNKIDFLSFLYKACRRCAANATDVANAVLDGNDAILLCAETLCGLYPVETISTIGRICDEAEKVFNQDLYFKRTMKYVGEPMIHLESIASSAVRAAIKANCQVQNHHAIPHLKTNQLKWSFTSAFEARQSLNS; encoded by the exons ATGCCCACGCTGTCTGACGAGGATAAAGAT GTTATGAAAAAATGGGGTGCTCCAAACAAGATTGACTTCCTCTCTTTCTTATACAAGGCATGCAGAAGATGTGCGGCAA ATGCAACTGATGTGGCAAATGCGGTGCTGGATG GTAATGATGCCATTCTCCTTTGTGCTGAGACTCTCTGTGGGTTGTATCCAGTTGAGACTATTTCAACGATAGGCAGAATTTGTGATGAG GCTGAGAAGGTCTTCAACCAGGATTTGTATTTCAAGCGAACCATGAAATACGTGGGAGAACCCATGATCCACTTGGAGTCTATTGCTTCCTCTGCA GTGCGGGCTGCTATTAAA GCTAATTGCCAAGTACAGAACCACCATGCCATTCCTCATCTAAAAACAAATCAGTTGAAGTGGAGCTTCACAAGCGCATTTGAA GCAAGACAATCACTCAATAGTTAG
- the LOC123141669 gene encoding pyruvate kinase 1, cytosolic isoform X2, producing the protein MVGKPAAVTRVVDSMTDNLRPTRADATDVANAVLDGNDAILLCAETLCGLYPVETISTIGRICDEAEKVFNQDLYFKRTMKYVGEPMIHLESIASSAVRAAIKANCQVQNHHAIPHLKTNQLKWSFTSAFEARQSLNS; encoded by the exons ATGGTTGGAAAACCTGCTGCTGTTACTCGTGTTGTGGATAGTATGACGGATAACCTAAGGCCTACTCGTGCAGATGCAACTGATGTGGCAAATGCGGTGCTGGATG GTAATGATGCCATTCTCCTTTGTGCTGAGACTCTCTGTGGGTTGTATCCAGTTGAGACTATTTCAACGATAGGCAGAATTTGTGATGAG GCTGAGAAGGTCTTCAACCAGGATTTGTATTTCAAGCGAACCATGAAATACGTGGGAGAACCCATGATCCACTTGGAGTCTATTGCTTCCTCTGCA GTGCGGGCTGCTATTAAA GCTAATTGCCAAGTACAGAACCACCATGCCATTCCTCATCTAAAAACAAATCAGTTGAAGTGGAGCTTCACAAGCGCATTTGAA GCAAGACAATCACTCAATAGTTAG